CTCGAACTGGTGGGCGGTGTCCTTGAAGTTGCAGAACAGACAGCCCGTGTTGCAGGCCGTCGTGACGTTGTTGTTGACGTTGGCGACGAACGTCACCTCGTCGCCGACGACCTCCGCGCGGCGCCGGTCGGCCGCCTCCAGCACCGCCTCCTTCCGCTCGCGGTCGATGCCGGGCGTGTCGCTCCCGGTGGTGAACAGTTCGACCGCGTCGTCGACGGTGAGTCTGACCCCGTCGCGCGCCTTCGCCAGCGCGTTCTCGAACGACTGGTCGGTCTCGGGCGTGTGCTCGAAACCGAGGTCGTCGGGGTCGAGGTCGGCCGCCGATCGCGTCATCGTCCGAGGGTATCGGTGCGGCGTGAAAAGCGAGGCGATAGCGGCCACCACAGCGTTGATAGCGCTCCCGACGCGTACGTGAGACAATGGCACCCGAGACCGACGACCGACCCCACCACGACGTGTCGTTCCTCGCCGACCTCGACCTCGTCGGGGAGGTGAGCCTCGGGACGTCCGACCGCGACGAGCACGCGACCGACTGGGGGACCGACGAGGCCGACGCGGTGCGGCCGGACGCCGTCGTCTACCCCGAGTCGACGGCGGACGTGGCGGCGGTCGTCGCCGCCGCGAACGAGCGCGGCGTCCCCGTCACGGCGTACGCCGCCGGCACCGGACTGGAGTCGAACGCCGCGCCGCTCCACGCCGGCATCAGCATGGACATGACGCGGATGGACGCGATCCACGAGATCCGCCCCGACGACCTCCAGGTCGACGTGGGGCCGGGCGCCATCGGCGCCGACGTGGACGAGGCGGTCGCGAGACACGGCCTGTTCTTCCCGCCGCTCCCCTCGTCGGGCGACATCTCCACTATCGGCGGGATGATCGCCACCGACGCCTCGGGGATGCGGACGGTGAAGTACGGCGAGGTGGCCGACTGGCTCTTGGAACTGGAGGTCGTCCTCGCCGACGGGTCGGTGACGACCGTCGGCTCAAAGGCCGCCAAGACCTCCGCCGGCTACAACCTGAAGGACTTGATCGTCGGCAGCGAGGGCACCCTCGCCATCGTCACGCGCGCGACGCTCGAACTCGCGGGTCGCCCCGAGCAGATCAAAGGCGGGCGCGCCGTCTTCCCGACGCTCGACGACGCGACGGCGGCCATCTCCGACGCGGTCACCGCCGGCGTCGACGTGGCGAAGATCGAGTTGTTCGACGCCGAGACGGCGATGCTGGCGAACGCCTACAGCGACGCCGCGCTCCCCGAGCGCCCGATGGTGTTCGTCGAGTTCCACGCCAACCACGGCATCGACGACGAAATCGCGTTCTGCCGCACCGTGTTCGAGGCCCACAACGTCGAGCAGTTCGAGATGGCCTCCGGCGAACGCATGGACGAGTTGTGGCAGGCGCGCAAGGACATCACCTACGCCGCGGAGGCGTACGACCCCGACCGCGAGATGGGCCAACCGGGCGACGTGACCGTCCCCATCGGCTCGTACCCCGAGATGATCCGGGCGGTGAAGGACGTCGCCGCCGAGTACGACCTGTTCGTCCCCTGTTTCGGCCACGCCGGCGACGGCAACCTCCACTACTTCGTCCTGCGCGACCCGGACGACCCCGAGGAGGTCGCACGCGCGGAGGCGGCCTACGGCGAGTTGGTGGAGCGCGCACTCGAACTGGGCGGCACCGCGACCGGCGAGCACGGCATCGGCGCGGGGAAGCGGAAGTACCTCGAACCGGAGCACGGCGCGGCCGCGGTCGGGGCGATGCGAGCGATCAAGCAGGCGCTCGACCCCCGCGGCACCCTCAACCCCGGGAAGGTCGTGCCGGACGAGCGCTGAGCCGTGGTGTATCCACGTTCGTGGTCATCGGAGGGTCGTTCGGGGATGAGATGCGCACGAGAGTGGAAGGATTCTTCCCCTCCCCGCCCGCGCACCCCACCATGACGAGCGTCAAGGAGTTCATCGTCGAGTCGGAGCCGGACGACGAGAGACTCGGCGCCGGCCGGTTCGCCTTCACCGACGACTACTCCGTCTTCGACTGGGGGAAGATGCCCGACACGATCCCAGGCAAGGGGGCGTCTCTGTGCACGATGGGCGCGTTCAACTTCGAGTTGCTGGAGGAGGCGGGCGTCCCGACGCACTACCGCGGGGTCGGCCCCGACGCGGAGCCGCTGTCGGCGGTCGAGGAGGCGCCGCGAGAACTCGCCATCGACCTCGCGACGGTGCCGGACCTCCCGTTCGTCGACGGCGCGTACGACTACGACGCCTTCCACGCCGAGGCGCGCGAGGCGGCGGGCTACGTCGTCCCGCTCGAAATCGTGTTCCGCAACACCGTCCCCGTCGGGTCCAGTCTCCGCTCGCGGGTCGACCCGCGCGACGTGGGGATCGACCGCGCCGAGTGGCCCGACGAACCCGTGGACCTGCCGACCCCGCGCGTCGAGTTCTCCACGAAGTACGAGGAACAGGACCGCTACCTCGACGCCGAGGAAGCCGAACGGATCGCCGGCGCCGCGCCGCTGCCGGAGTTGAACCAGGTCGCACGCGAGGTGAACGACATCGTCACCGAGCGCGCCGCCGAGGCTGGCTTCGTCCACGAGGACGGCAAGATCGAGTGCGTGTACGCAGACGGCGAGGTGCGCGTCGCCGACGTGGTCGGCACGTTCGACGAGAACCGCTTCGCGTACGACGGTCAGGAGGTGTCGAAGGAGGTCGTCCGCCAGCACTACAAGCGCGTCGCGCCCGACTGGGTCGACGCCGTGGGGGAGGCGAAAGCGCGCGCCGACGAGGAGGGCGTCGCCGACTGGAAGGCGCTGTGCTCGGCGAAGCCGCCGGCGCTCGACGCCGACGTGGTGGAGCGCGTCGCCGACATGTACGCCGCGGGGACGAACGCCTACACCGACACCGACTGGTTCGACGCGCCGGCCGTCGCCGACGCGGTCGACGCCGTCCGCGACCTCTGAGGCGGCGGTCCGACGGTCGCGGTTCCAGACGCGCCTGTCCCTCTCGACATCGGTCTCTGTGTCGAGTCGACGACTCCCGCCCGCTACACGGTGGCGACGACCCGTCGGTCGATCACTCGGGGAACGCGGCGACGCCACCGAGGTCGTAGGCCTCGGGGTCGACGCCCTCGCGGAAGTGGGTGCGCCCGCGCCGGACGACGACCGCGTCGTCGAGGTGCGCTTGCAACCCGGCGACGAGCGCTTCGGCCTCCAGCGGTTGGCCGCGCGCCTTCAGGTCGTCGGGGTCGTCGTCGGGGTCGACGCGGAACGCCCGCTGGGCGATGATCGGCCCCTGGTCGAGGTCCGTCGTCACGTAATGTGCGGTCGCGCCGTGGACGCGCGCGCCGCCCTCGACGGCCTGGCGGTACGCCTCCGCGCCGGGGTACGCCGGTAAGAGCGACGGGTGGACGTTGACGATGCGGCCCTCGTAGCGGAACACGACCTCCGGCGAGAGGATGCGCATGAACCGCGCGAGCACGAGACAGTCGACGTCGTACTCGTCGAGGACGCGCAGCAGTTCGCGCTCGTCGTGGGAGCCCTTCTCGTCGCCGACGTCGACGAACGGCACGTCGTACTCCTCGGCGAGCGACCGGAGCGTCGAGTGGTTGCCGATCATCACCGGCACCTCGGCGTCGAGGGTTCCGTCCTCGCACGCCTCCAGCACCGCGCGCGGGGCGTGCTCCTCTTTCGTCACCAACAGCGCCGCCTTGCGCGCCGCGTCGGCGTCGGCGAGGCGGACGCGGATGTCGACGCCGAGTTCGTCGCCCAGATCGGTGAGGTCCTCCTCCAGCGTCTCGGGCTTGCACACCATCCCGTCGGTGTCGGCGTGCAGGCGCATCCGGAACACGCCGTCGCGCACGTCCTGGTCGAGGTCCTCGATGTTACACCCACGCTCGAACAGCAGCGAGGTCACACGGGCGACCAGTCCGGTCGCGTCGTCCCCGACGACGACGATCTCGGTGTCCCAACGCCTCGGATTCGGACGGTCGGCCGTATCCATACCCGCGTTTCCTCACGCGCGAGTAAACCGGTGTCGCTCCGCGCGACGACTGCCATCCACGAACGTGCATAGCGCACGCGTCCCGAAACGGATTTTGCGCACGACCTCGCAGGGTCAGACGATGACCGGCTACACCGCCACGGTGACGGTCCGCCTGAAGCACGGCGTGCTCGACCCGGAGGCCGAGACGACACAGCAGGCGCTGGAGCGCCTCGGCTTCGACCTCGAGGACCTGCGCTCGGCAGACCGCTTCGAGATCGATCTGGACGCCGCCGACGCCGACGCGGCGCGCGAGCGCGCCAGCGAGATGGCCGACCGCCTGCTCGCGAACCCGACCATCCACGACTACGAGGTGGCGGTCGAGGAACGCGAATGATCTCCGTGATCCAGTTCGGTGGCTCGAACTGCGACCGCGACGCCGTCGCCGCGCTCGCGCACCTCGGCATCGAGGCCGAGCGCGTCTGGCACGAGGACGGCCTCCCGGCCGACACCGACGGTATCGTCGTCCCCGGCGGCTTCTCCTACGGCGACTACCTCCGCGCCGGCGCGATGGCCGCCCGGACACCGATCATGGCCGAAGTCCGCGAGGCCGCCGAGGCGGGGACGCCGGTGCTCGGCGTCTGCAACGGCGCCCAGATCGGCTGTGAGACGGGGCTGACGGAAGGCGCGTTCACGACGAACAAGTCGGCGCGGTTCCAGTGTGAACACGTGTTCCTCCGCGTCGAACGCGCGGACACGCCGTGGACGGCCGCCTACGACGAGGGCGACGTGATCGAGGTGCCCATCGCCCACGGCGAGGGGCGCTTCGAGATCCGCGAGGACCGACTGGAGACGCTGGAGTCGGAGGACCGCGTCCTCTTCCGCTACTGCGACGCCGACGGCAACGTGACCGACGAGGCGAACCCCAACGGCTCGACGGCGAACGTCGCGGGCATCCTCGGCGCCCGCGAGACGGTCGCGGTGATGATGCCCCACCCCGAGCGCGCGACGCTGCCCGACATCGGCGGCACCGACGGACAGGGCGTGCTCCGCGCGTTCGCGGAGTAGCCCGCACCCCCGCACACCGCCCGACACGAGCCTGTTCTCCTGACGAGTCGGGACCACCGGCGACTCGGGTCAGTCTGAGCTTACGCGCACACCGCGCCGGCTAACAAACCCCATCCGGCCCCACCCGCGACCCGTGCCCCCGACACGTCGCTCGCTCCTCCGCCGACTCGCACCGCTCTCGGTCGCCGTCGCCACGGCCGGCTGCGGCGGCGCCCCCACCCCGGTGCCGCCGTGGCGCGACCCACCCGACGACGGCGCCGACGACACCGGCGGGACCACGACCCCGGTCGACGCCCCCACGCGACTCGCCCGAGAGTGGGGGTTCGACGACGCGGTCGACCTCACGACGGTCGGCGCCGACCCGACCGGCACAGAACCGATCGACGACGTCGTCCGCTCGGCGGTCGACTCGGAGCGACTCCTCTACCTCCCGGAGGGTCGCTACCGTCTCGACGAGACGGTCGTCGCCGACGGCTCCGAGGGCGTCGACCGCATCGGCCTCGTCGGCGAGAACGCGACGGTGGTCCCCGCAGACGGCAAAGACGACGTGCTGTTCGGCTTCGGCGCGGGATCGCCGGTCGACGCCGCCTACTGCAAGGGGATCACCTTCGACTTCTCCGCCGAGAACACCGGCGGGCGTCCCCTGCTCGCGCGCGCCAGCGACGCGGTCTTGATCGAGGATGTGACCGTCCGCGGCGAGGCCGACGTCGACCAGGACCTGTTCCGGATCGACGTGACTGGCTCGGCCGGGTCGGGGACGGTCCGTCGGCTCCGGCTCCCAGACGGCGCACCCGCGGACACGAAGGTCACCGGCTGCGAGGTCGGCGACGACAACCGCGGCGACCTCTCGT
The DNA window shown above is from Halobaculum marinum and carries:
- a CDS encoding phosphoribosylaminoimidazolesuccinocarboxamide synthase, yielding MTSVKEFIVESEPDDERLGAGRFAFTDDYSVFDWGKMPDTIPGKGASLCTMGAFNFELLEEAGVPTHYRGVGPDAEPLSAVEEAPRELAIDLATVPDLPFVDGAYDYDAFHAEAREAAGYVVPLEIVFRNTVPVGSSLRSRVDPRDVGIDRAEWPDEPVDLPTPRVEFSTKYEEQDRYLDAEEAERIAGAAPLPELNQVAREVNDIVTERAAEAGFVHEDGKIECVYADGEVRVADVVGTFDENRFAYDGQEVSKEVVRQHYKRVAPDWVDAVGEAKARADEEGVADWKALCSAKPPALDADVVERVADMYAAGTNAYTDTDWFDAPAVADAVDAVRDL
- a CDS encoding formyltetrahydrofolate deformylase translates to MDTADRPNPRRWDTEIVVVGDDATGLVARVTSLLFERGCNIEDLDQDVRDGVFRMRLHADTDGMVCKPETLEEDLTDLGDELGVDIRVRLADADAARKAALLVTKEEHAPRAVLEACEDGTLDAEVPVMIGNHSTLRSLAEEYDVPFVDVGDEKGSHDERELLRVLDEYDVDCLVLARFMRILSPEVVFRYEGRIVNVHPSLLPAYPGAEAYRQAVEGGARVHGATAHYVTTDLDQGPIIAQRAFRVDPDDDPDDLKARGQPLEAEALVAGLQAHLDDAVVVRRGRTHFREGVDPEAYDLGGVAAFPE
- a CDS encoding FAD-binding oxidoreductase; translation: MAPETDDRPHHDVSFLADLDLVGEVSLGTSDRDEHATDWGTDEADAVRPDAVVYPESTADVAAVVAAANERGVPVTAYAAGTGLESNAAPLHAGISMDMTRMDAIHEIRPDDLQVDVGPGAIGADVDEAVARHGLFFPPLPSSGDISTIGGMIATDASGMRTVKYGEVADWLLELEVVLADGSVTTVGSKAAKTSAGYNLKDLIVGSEGTLAIVTRATLELAGRPEQIKGGRAVFPTLDDATAAISDAVTAGVDVAKIELFDAETAMLANAYSDAALPERPMVFVEFHANHGIDDEIAFCRTVFEAHNVEQFEMASGERMDELWQARKDITYAAEAYDPDREMGQPGDVTVPIGSYPEMIRAVKDVAAEYDLFVPCFGHAGDGNLHYFVLRDPDDPEEVARAEAAYGELVERALELGGTATGEHGIGAGKRKYLEPEHGAAAVGAMRAIKQALDPRGTLNPGKVVPDER
- the purS gene encoding phosphoribosylformylglycinamidine synthase subunit PurS; the encoded protein is MTGYTATVTVRLKHGVLDPEAETTQQALERLGFDLEDLRSADRFEIDLDAADADAARERASEMADRLLANPTIHDYEVAVEERE
- the purQ gene encoding phosphoribosylformylglycinamidine synthase I; translation: MISVIQFGGSNCDRDAVAALAHLGIEAERVWHEDGLPADTDGIVVPGGFSYGDYLRAGAMAARTPIMAEVREAAEAGTPVLGVCNGAQIGCETGLTEGAFTTNKSARFQCEHVFLRVERADTPWTAAYDEGDVIEVPIAHGEGRFEIREDRLETLESEDRVLFRYCDADGNVTDEANPNGSTANVAGILGARETVAVMMPHPERATLPDIGGTDGQGVLRAFAE